Proteins from a genomic interval of Phenylobacterium sp. LH3H17:
- a CDS encoding TonB-dependent receptor domain-containing protein produces the protein MKIKTMRERLLASSMICGAAFVAFSATAAYAQEEVQEVVVTGSRIVRQDYVANSPIATVTGDAAVANADITLDTYLNTLPQVNPSGTTTSNNPGNGGQSNIDLRGFGANRNVILVDGRRPMVSANNLTVDLNTIPQALVDSIEVITGGAGSAYGADAIAGAVNLKLKNNFEGIDIRAGYTNSTEFWDAEEYQFSAAIGGNFADGKGNAVFGFDRSYREAMIKSQRAFSQNATSTTSFLPEGALFWAGSNAPTKAALDTIFAGYGVTPAQTTLTSGTIGFNLDGTLFHKGIFNSPINAQNYRGPIDGTVNQSLYPDLYSYNFDFVNILTLPLDRYSFMFKTNYELDNGIEFFAQAGWTEYNATTALAPTPFPTVNTRNISTARPQDVISSLITPGQQIAQQLVIPTTNPFIPADLRTLLNSRTGDDPALAGAGATEPFRMRQRSLDLGLRQSDYENTVVQFLAGVRGPLGDTGLTFEASISEGRTEIDQTQSGNLNTQRLQALVEAADGGASLCAGGFNIFGRQPISAACQEYLEVSTTLSTSMKQQIGQAYITGPVFELPAGDLSIVLGAEYRGFEYSFDPGAASGPISGFNTQDPDEGTTSFRDVFGEILIPLVKDQAYIQNLELSLGARYSESEFADKITGNGVDARGSWAYKGELAWTVNDQLRVRTSYQRSVREPNFSELFAGGGSAPQYFDPCSVTSTARTGGSAAQLAALCQSAGFNGGVAASAISTFVQTPGSQIGVDLLGNTDLDPEIGKTFTIGMVWKSPWENQWLSRLQGSVDYYNIKIDKAILTPTPNQIVAACYNYYGTNSTYTPTNENCDGILRVGGDILWVYNPASGYAEFNASNDGSQKSSGLDFQIDWGFDMAWLGASDDWGSVRINALLTHVIEFKQQDPINGVPELDFAGTVSYFGAGLGTSFPEWKATINTEWNLFEDYKVNVRARYIAAMDNRLSVEFPGEQSFTGTDAIWYFDASGTWAVTDNVELRLGVNNVFDEQPEEYAPNVQSGTDPSTYDVVGRRVFGAIKLRF, from the coding sequence TTGAAAATCAAAACCATGCGGGAACGCCTGCTGGCGTCTTCCATGATCTGTGGCGCGGCCTTTGTCGCCTTTTCGGCGACCGCCGCCTACGCCCAGGAAGAAGTCCAGGAAGTGGTCGTCACCGGCTCGCGCATCGTCCGTCAGGACTATGTCGCCAACAGCCCGATCGCGACCGTCACGGGCGACGCCGCTGTCGCCAACGCCGACATCACCCTCGACACCTATCTGAACACCCTGCCGCAGGTTAACCCGTCCGGCACCACCACCTCCAACAACCCCGGCAACGGTGGTCAGTCCAACATCGACCTTCGCGGCTTCGGCGCGAACCGTAACGTCATCCTCGTCGACGGCCGCCGTCCGATGGTGTCGGCCAACAACCTCACCGTCGACCTCAACACCATCCCGCAAGCCCTGGTCGACTCGATCGAAGTCATCACCGGCGGCGCGGGCTCGGCCTACGGCGCCGACGCCATCGCCGGCGCGGTGAACCTGAAGCTGAAGAACAACTTCGAAGGCATCGACATCCGGGCCGGGTACACGAACTCGACCGAGTTCTGGGACGCCGAGGAGTATCAATTCTCCGCGGCCATCGGCGGCAACTTCGCCGACGGCAAGGGCAACGCGGTGTTCGGCTTCGACCGTTCCTACCGTGAAGCGATGATCAAGTCGCAGCGTGCGTTCTCCCAGAACGCCACCTCGACCACCTCCTTCCTGCCGGAAGGCGCCCTGTTCTGGGCCGGCAGCAACGCTCCGACCAAGGCCGCCCTGGACACCATCTTCGCCGGCTACGGCGTGACCCCCGCCCAGACGACCCTGACCTCGGGCACCATCGGCTTCAACCTCGACGGCACCCTGTTCCACAAGGGTATCTTCAACAGTCCGATCAACGCCCAGAACTATCGCGGCCCGATCGACGGTACGGTGAACCAGTCGCTGTATCCGGACCTGTACAGCTACAACTTCGACTTCGTGAACATCCTGACGCTCCCGCTGGACCGTTACTCGTTCATGTTCAAGACGAACTACGAGCTGGACAACGGCATCGAGTTCTTCGCCCAAGCCGGCTGGACCGAGTACAACGCGACCACCGCGCTGGCCCCGACCCCGTTCCCGACGGTCAACACCCGCAACATCAGCACCGCGCGTCCGCAGGACGTCATCTCGTCGCTGATCACGCCCGGTCAGCAGATCGCCCAGCAACTGGTGATCCCGACCACGAACCCCTTCATCCCCGCTGACCTCCGCACCCTGCTGAACTCCCGGACCGGCGACGATCCGGCCCTGGCCGGTGCGGGCGCGACCGAACCCTTCCGCATGCGTCAGCGGTCGCTCGACCTCGGCCTGCGCCAGTCGGACTATGAGAACACGGTCGTCCAGTTCCTGGCCGGCGTGCGCGGCCCTCTGGGTGACACCGGCCTGACCTTCGAAGCCTCGATTTCCGAAGGCCGGACCGAGATCGACCAGACGCAAAGCGGTAACCTGAACACCCAGCGTCTTCAGGCCCTGGTCGAAGCGGCGGACGGCGGCGCCAGCCTCTGCGCCGGCGGCTTCAACATCTTCGGACGTCAGCCGATCTCGGCCGCCTGCCAAGAGTATCTTGAAGTCTCCACCACGCTTTCGACTTCGATGAAGCAACAGATCGGCCAAGCCTACATCACCGGCCCGGTCTTCGAACTGCCGGCCGGCGACCTGTCGATCGTGCTGGGCGCGGAATATCGCGGCTTCGAATACAGCTTCGATCCCGGCGCGGCCTCGGGCCCGATCTCGGGCTTCAACACCCAGGACCCGGACGAAGGCACCACCTCGTTCCGCGACGTGTTCGGCGAAATCCTGATCCCGCTCGTCAAGGACCAGGCCTACATCCAGAACCTGGAACTCAGCCTGGGCGCCCGCTACTCGGAATCCGAGTTCGCCGACAAGATCACCGGCAACGGCGTCGATGCTCGCGGTTCGTGGGCCTACAAGGGCGAGCTGGCCTGGACCGTCAACGATCAGCTGCGCGTCCGCACCTCCTACCAGCGCTCGGTGCGTGAACCGAACTTCAGCGAACTGTTCGCTGGCGGCGGCTCGGCTCCGCAGTACTTCGATCCCTGCTCGGTGACGTCGACGGCCCGCACGGGCGGTTCGGCCGCCCAGCTGGCGGCGCTCTGCCAATCGGCGGGCTTCAACGGCGGTGTGGCGGCCTCGGCCATCAGCACCTTCGTGCAGACCCCCGGCTCGCAGATCGGCGTCGACCTGCTCGGCAACACCGATCTCGATCCGGAAATCGGCAAGACCTTCACGATCGGCATGGTGTGGAAGTCGCCCTGGGAGAACCAGTGGCTCTCGCGCCTGCAAGGCTCGGTGGACTACTACAATATCAAGATCGACAAGGCGATCCTGACCCCCACCCCGAACCAGATCGTGGCGGCCTGCTACAACTACTACGGCACCAACTCGACCTACACGCCGACCAACGAAAACTGCGACGGCATCCTGCGCGTCGGCGGGGACATCCTCTGGGTGTACAACCCGGCCAGCGGCTATGCCGAGTTCAACGCGAGCAACGACGGCAGCCAGAAGTCCAGCGGTCTCGACTTCCAGATCGACTGGGGCTTCGACATGGCCTGGCTGGGCGCCTCCGATGACTGGGGTTCGGTGCGGATCAACGCGCTGCTCACTCACGTGATCGAGTTCAAGCAGCAGGATCCGATCAACGGCGTGCCGGAACTCGACTTCGCGGGCACCGTCTCCTACTTCGGGGCCGGCCTGGGCACGAGCTTCCCGGAATGGAAGGCCACCATCAACACCGAGTGGAACCTGTTCGAGGACTACAAGGTCAACGTCCGCGCCCGCTACATCGCGGCCATGGACAACCGCCTGAGCGTCGAGTTCCCGGGTGAACAGTCCTTCACCGGCACGGATGCGATCTGGTACTTCGACGCGTCCGGCACCTGGGCCGTCACCGACAATGTCGAACTGCGCCTCGGCGTGAACAACGTGTTCGACGAGCAGCCGGAAGAGTACGCTCCGAACGTGCAATCGGGCACCGATCCGTCGACCTACGACGTCGTCGGCCGCCGGGTGTTCGGCGCGATCAAGCTGCGCTTCTAA
- the sppA gene encoding signal peptide peptidase SppA, producing the protein MKQFLITTAGVFAGLVLFLVGVPFLLIVMAAGAAKPTPTPAHAVLQLDLRDPLTDQDPINPFASLGRRSMSVMSVIETLDRAGKDGKVKGVLVRLPEGGMAPAAADEIRLAIKKFRASGKSVIAHSQGLYPSGVVSSTYMLGASADELWMQPGASFQVVGLSGEDIFLKRAFDKYGVKPQYEQRHEYKNAVNPYLYSDYTPAHRESTLSWMGSVYSSALATAALDRKADAGRLRATMEAGPYLAEDAIKLKLIDRVGQVKEAETAALAKAGKGAELIDFEKYMRGRDHERGTGPAIAIVEGEGAIVTGHDGTANPFAGGSAMHSDDISEALYDAIEDKDVKAIVFRVSSPGGSDTASEQILAAVRAAKAAKKPVVVSMGTYAASGGYWVSSQASAIVAQPTTLTGSIGVFGGKFAVGEALGRFGVDVRHLGVGSEYAATFGLGSELTPVQRAAFAGWMDRIYANFIARVADGRKLSPERVGEVAKGRVWTGAQARELGLVDEVGGFYQAVDKAKSLAGLKGDVRLKRMTASVSPFEALESALGVSATSVRTLAAAAWILGDPRAKGLLDQMAAERMRGSGAMVLAPTPVN; encoded by the coding sequence ATGAAGCAATTCCTCATCACCACGGCCGGCGTCTTTGCGGGCCTGGTGCTTTTCCTGGTTGGCGTGCCCTTCCTGCTGATCGTCATGGCCGCCGGGGCCGCCAAGCCGACGCCCACCCCGGCCCACGCGGTGCTGCAACTCGACCTGCGCGATCCCCTGACCGATCAGGATCCGATCAATCCCTTCGCCAGCCTGGGCCGCCGTTCGATGTCGGTCATGTCGGTGATCGAGACCCTCGATCGGGCCGGCAAGGACGGCAAGGTCAAGGGCGTCCTGGTCCGTCTGCCCGAGGGCGGGATGGCGCCGGCCGCCGCCGACGAGATCCGGCTGGCGATCAAGAAATTCCGCGCCAGCGGCAAGTCCGTGATCGCCCACAGCCAGGGGCTCTATCCCTCCGGCGTGGTCTCCTCGACCTATATGCTGGGCGCCTCGGCCGACGAGCTGTGGATGCAGCCCGGCGCCTCGTTCCAGGTGGTGGGCCTGTCCGGCGAGGACATCTTCCTCAAGCGCGCCTTCGACAAGTATGGGGTCAAGCCGCAGTACGAGCAGCGCCACGAGTACAAGAACGCGGTCAATCCCTACCTCTACAGCGACTACACGCCCGCCCACCGGGAGAGCACGCTCTCCTGGATGGGCTCGGTTTACTCCAGCGCGCTCGCCACCGCCGCCCTCGACCGCAAGGCTGACGCCGGACGCCTGCGCGCCACGATGGAGGCCGGACCCTATCTGGCTGAGGACGCCATCAAACTGAAGCTGATCGACAGGGTCGGCCAGGTGAAGGAGGCCGAGACCGCCGCCCTGGCCAAGGCCGGCAAAGGCGCCGAACTGATCGATTTCGAGAAGTACATGCGCGGTCGCGATCACGAGAGGGGAACCGGCCCGGCGATCGCCATCGTGGAGGGCGAGGGCGCCATCGTGACCGGCCATGACGGTACGGCCAACCCGTTCGCCGGCGGCTCGGCCATGCACTCAGACGACATCTCCGAGGCGCTGTACGACGCCATCGAGGACAAGGACGTGAAGGCCATCGTCTTCCGCGTCTCCTCCCCCGGCGGCTCGGACACCGCCTCGGAACAGATCCTCGCCGCCGTGCGCGCCGCCAAGGCGGCCAAGAAGCCGGTGGTGGTATCCATGGGGACCTATGCGGCCTCCGGCGGCTATTGGGTCTCGAGCCAGGCCTCGGCCATCGTCGCCCAGCCGACCACGCTCACCGGCTCCATCGGTGTGTTCGGCGGCAAGTTCGCGGTCGGCGAGGCCCTGGGTCGGTTCGGGGTCGATGTGCGCCATTTGGGCGTCGGGAGCGAGTATGCCGCGACCTTCGGCCTGGGATCCGAGCTCACCCCGGTCCAGCGCGCCGCCTTCGCCGGCTGGATGGACCGCATCTACGCCAACTTCATCGCCCGGGTCGCCGATGGTCGCAAATTGTCGCCCGAGCGGGTGGGCGAGGTCGCCAAGGGCCGGGTCTGGACCGGCGCCCAGGCGCGCGAACTCGGACTGGTCGACGAGGTGGGCGGCTTCTACCAGGCGGTGGACAAGGCCAAGAGCCTCGCCGGCCTGAAGGGCGACGTGCGGCTGAAGCGCATGACTGCGTCCGTCTCGCCGTTCGAGGCGCTGGAGAGCGCGCTGGGCGTCTCAGCGACCTCGGTCCGAACCCTGGCGGCCGCGGCCTGGATCCTGGGCGATCCGCGCGCCAAGGGCCTGCTGGACCAGATGGCCGCCGAGCGGATGCGCGGTTCCGGCGCCATGGTCCTGGCTCCGACGCCGGTGAACTAA
- a CDS encoding peptide ABC transporter substrate-binding protein: MCIEAGNVSEPATLDPHKSTGTWEERIISSLIVGLTDADPSGNAVPAMAERWETSSDGLTWTFYLRDATWSDGVPVTADDFVFSLRRILDPKTASEYASLLYLIKNAQPVNEGKAPPEALGVRAVSPKVLEIVLAHPAPYLPQLAKHYTMFPVPRHVVEKLGDAWIKPENYVSNGPYVVTAWKLGDYVQLEKNPRFYEADKVCVDLIRFYPTSDSTMAERRVLRGELDMNADMQSNRIAFLREKAPDYVRTHTYLGVTYLAFSASEPAFKDRRVRLALTMAIDREFIVNKLFRGGQTAAYTFVPPGVAGYEQAKAPAWAAWPLERRQAEARRLLAEAGYGPKRPLKVEVKHRNTPDPSLYLPAVQADWKAIGVDASLVQNEVQIAYAAYRARDFQVADAAWVADYNDAMSFLYLQQSATGPQNYGDYKNPVYDALLAKADAEPDAKVRAGHLAEAEAVMLADAPIAPIYFYVNKNLVAPKVTGFVDNIVDQHRARYWCVASKPPSPASVRPPQG; the protein is encoded by the coding sequence GTGTGCATAGAGGCCGGAAACGTCTCCGAGCCGGCGACCCTGGACCCGCACAAGTCCACCGGCACCTGGGAAGAGCGGATCATCTCCAGCCTGATCGTCGGTCTCACCGACGCCGACCCCAGCGGAAACGCCGTGCCCGCCATGGCCGAGCGCTGGGAGACCAGTTCTGACGGCCTGACCTGGACCTTCTATCTGCGCGACGCGACCTGGTCGGACGGCGTGCCGGTCACGGCCGACGACTTCGTCTTCTCCCTGCGCCGCATCCTCGATCCGAAGACCGCGTCGGAATATGCTTCGCTGCTCTATCTCATCAAGAACGCCCAGCCGGTGAACGAGGGCAAGGCGCCGCCGGAAGCCCTTGGCGTGCGCGCGGTCTCGCCCAAGGTGCTTGAGATCGTGCTGGCGCACCCGGCGCCCTACCTGCCGCAGCTCGCCAAGCACTACACCATGTTCCCGGTGCCCCGGCATGTGGTCGAGAAGCTGGGCGACGCCTGGATCAAGCCGGAGAACTACGTCTCAAACGGGCCCTATGTGGTCACCGCCTGGAAGCTGGGCGACTACGTCCAGCTGGAGAAGAACCCGCGCTTCTACGAGGCCGACAAGGTCTGCGTGGACCTGATCCGCTTCTATCCGACGTCCGACTCGACCATGGCCGAACGCCGCGTGCTGCGCGGCGAGCTCGACATGAACGCCGACATGCAGTCGAACCGCATCGCGTTCCTGCGCGAGAAGGCGCCAGACTATGTCCGGACCCACACCTATCTCGGAGTGACCTATCTGGCCTTCAGCGCCTCGGAACCGGCGTTCAAGGACAGGCGCGTCCGGCTGGCCCTGACCATGGCCATCGACCGTGAGTTCATCGTGAACAAGCTGTTCCGGGGGGGACAGACCGCGGCCTACACCTTCGTGCCGCCGGGCGTGGCCGGCTACGAACAGGCCAAGGCGCCGGCCTGGGCCGCCTGGCCGCTGGAACGGCGCCAGGCCGAGGCCCGGCGGCTGCTGGCGGAGGCGGGCTACGGGCCCAAGCGTCCGCTAAAGGTGGAGGTCAAGCACCGCAACACACCCGACCCCTCGCTCTACCTCCCCGCGGTCCAGGCCGACTGGAAGGCGATCGGCGTCGATGCGAGCCTGGTGCAGAACGAAGTCCAGATCGCCTACGCCGCCTATCGCGCCCGCGATTTCCAGGTGGCCGACGCCGCCTGGGTCGCCGACTACAACGACGCCATGAGCTTCCTCTATCTGCAGCAGTCGGCCACCGGTCCGCAGAACTATGGCGACTACAAGAACCCCGTCTACGACGCGCTACTGGCCAAGGCCGACGCCGAGCCGGACGCCAAGGTCAGGGCCGGCCACCTGGCGGAGGCCGAGGCGGTGATGCTGGCCGACGCTCCCATCGCGCCGATCTACTTCTACGTGAACAAGAACTTAGTGGCGCCGAAAGTGACCGGGTTTGTCGACAACATCGTCGACCAGCACCGCGCCCGTTACTGGTGTGTCGCCTCAAAGCCACCCAGCCCGGCGTCGGTCAGACCCCCGCAAGGGTAA
- a CDS encoding 2OG-Fe(II) oxygenase has product MKTFEQVQAAAQAGDAASQDLLAQALEQMGRIDEALTWWVKAAKSGFPAAHAKLGLWQLVGFKLPQNSQEGVARVAAAAQAGDPLGLSLAAVIDAGGIGAPRDVARALGWLTQAATAGDAQAACQLGLLVGLSGPNAALARTVLASAAAAGSEPARRALGSQPFAAGAIDWAAVRAAVDLSAFEGPLPREEVRASPAIALVPDLLPGWVCDYVMAMAEPALQRGMVVNQAGGESVEDVRSNRVMNFGLADSDVVLELVNSRIAAAAGMPAENAEGLGVLHYAPGERYAPHVDYIPDTPANAAHLAARGQRVRTVLVYLNEGFDGGATEFPRLELSFKPPRGSALIFDSVKADGAVDPATLHMGAPPTRGEKWVISKWFRTKALRPGPSAAAKP; this is encoded by the coding sequence ATGAAAACCTTCGAACAGGTCCAGGCCGCCGCCCAGGCCGGCGACGCGGCCTCGCAAGACCTCCTGGCCCAGGCGCTGGAACAGATGGGCCGAATCGACGAGGCCCTGACCTGGTGGGTTAAGGCGGCCAAGAGCGGATTTCCCGCCGCCCACGCCAAGCTCGGCCTCTGGCAATTGGTGGGCTTCAAGCTGCCCCAGAACAGCCAGGAGGGCGTGGCGCGGGTCGCCGCCGCCGCCCAGGCGGGCGACCCGCTCGGCCTGAGCCTGGCCGCGGTGATCGACGCCGGGGGGATCGGCGCGCCGCGCGACGTGGCCCGCGCCCTGGGATGGCTGACCCAGGCCGCCACGGCAGGCGACGCCCAGGCCGCCTGCCAGCTCGGACTGCTGGTCGGCCTCTCCGGCCCCAACGCCGCCCTGGCGCGAACCGTGCTGGCCAGCGCCGCCGCGGCGGGCTCCGAACCCGCGAGGCGCGCCCTGGGCTCCCAGCCGTTTGCGGCCGGCGCCATCGACTGGGCCGCGGTCCGCGCCGCGGTCGATCTCTCCGCCTTCGAGGGGCCCCTGCCCCGCGAGGAGGTCCGCGCCTCGCCTGCGATCGCCCTCGTCCCCGACCTGTTGCCCGGATGGGTCTGCGACTACGTCATGGCCATGGCCGAGCCGGCCCTGCAGCGGGGCATGGTCGTCAACCAGGCTGGCGGCGAAAGCGTCGAGGACGTTCGATCCAACCGGGTGATGAACTTCGGCCTGGCCGACAGCGATGTCGTTCTGGAACTGGTCAACAGCCGGATCGCCGCTGCCGCCGGCATGCCCGCGGAGAACGCCGAAGGCCTGGGCGTCTTGCATTATGCGCCGGGCGAGCGCTACGCGCCGCACGTGGACTACATCCCCGACACCCCCGCCAACGCCGCGCACCTGGCCGCGCGGGGACAGCGGGTGCGTACGGTCCTGGTCTATCTCAACGAGGGCTTCGATGGCGGCGCCACGGAGTTCCCGCGCCTGGAACTCAGCTTCAAGCCGCCCCGGGGTTCGGCCCTGATCTTCGACAGCGTCAAGGCCGACGGGGCGGTCGATCCTGCAACCCTGCACATGGGCGCCCCTCCCACCCGCGGCGAGAAGTGGGTCATCTCCAAGTGGTTCCGCACCAAGGCCTTGCGTCCGGGCCCCTCCGCGGCCGCGAAGCCCTAG
- a CDS encoding amidohydrolase family protein, with protein sequence MGIAGRGRRIVGVWFAVGVVLLSGGASAGEPRATAIVGATVFDATGAAPRLANVVIRDGRIVAVGPKVRAPRGAVVIDARGKALLPGFFDVHTHWTPGGDPRITPAIASAYIAAGVTTVNDFHQQPESFAPRRRWLTSLATPHVNFVARMSTPGGHGADWADEATTKWVSSPQDARTEVRALVPYKPDFIKAFTDGWRYGASADNTSMDQGTLTALVDEAHKNDIKVLTHTVTLERGRIAARAKVDIIAHSLQDQPIDAETVAVIKAAGTAYAPTLAVYDPDKSGREQPDTPTRRQSVAKFGHALGNVKALSDAGVNVVLGTDAGMPGTPHGVSTLREMELLVKAGLTPTQALMAGTSNAARALGEIADRGTIEPGKRADLVLVAGSPWTDIADVRRTDRVFVDGKLVHGPGFKAPPANGHDAMPSIEVAPLIDDFERPDGRSSLDTLRLNDMDGGIDRTVQVAQVIDRAGSGHALSLAARMAAKDDPTAGVIIPLTRGSVEPVDARAFKGVRFELRGAGTYNLDINTTGGKWRAEVAAGADWTAVDIPFSALKRAAGRGAGTGPWSGDNLLEVGFAGSRGPGEKLWLEVDNVTFN encoded by the coding sequence GTGGGTATTGCAGGGCGTGGCCGGCGGATCGTCGGGGTATGGTTCGCCGTCGGCGTCGTCCTACTCTCCGGCGGGGCCTCGGCCGGCGAGCCGCGGGCGACCGCCATCGTGGGCGCCACGGTGTTCGACGCCACCGGCGCGGCCCCCCGTCTCGCCAATGTCGTCATCCGCGACGGCCGCATCGTCGCCGTGGGACCAAAGGTTCGGGCGCCCCGCGGCGCGGTGGTGATCGACGCCAGGGGCAAGGCCCTGTTGCCCGGCTTCTTCGACGTCCACACCCACTGGACCCCCGGCGGGGATCCGCGGATCACGCCGGCCATCGCCAGCGCCTATATCGCCGCGGGCGTGACGACGGTGAACGACTTCCATCAGCAGCCGGAGTCCTTCGCCCCGCGCCGTCGCTGGCTGACCTCTCTGGCCACCCCGCACGTGAACTTCGTGGCGCGCATGAGCACGCCCGGCGGCCATGGGGCCGACTGGGCCGACGAGGCGACCACCAAGTGGGTCTCGAGTCCGCAGGACGCCCGTACCGAGGTCAGGGCGCTGGTCCCCTACAAGCCGGACTTCATCAAGGCCTTCACGGATGGCTGGCGCTACGGCGCCTCGGCCGACAACACCAGCATGGACCAGGGCACGCTCACCGCCCTGGTGGACGAGGCCCACAAGAACGACATCAAGGTCCTGACCCACACGGTCACCCTGGAGCGCGGCCGGATCGCCGCCCGGGCCAAGGTCGACATCATCGCCCACAGCCTGCAGGACCAGCCGATCGACGCCGAGACAGTGGCGGTGATCAAGGCGGCGGGCACGGCCTATGCGCCGACGCTCGCGGTCTACGATCCCGACAAGTCCGGCCGCGAGCAGCCCGACACCCCCACGCGCCGCCAATCGGTGGCCAAGTTCGGCCATGCCCTGGGCAATGTGAAGGCCTTGAGCGACGCCGGGGTCAATGTGGTGCTGGGCACCGACGCCGGCATGCCGGGCACGCCGCACGGGGTCTCGACCCTGCGCGAGATGGAGTTGCTGGTGAAGGCGGGCCTGACGCCGACCCAGGCCCTGATGGCCGGCACGTCCAACGCCGCCCGCGCCCTGGGCGAGATCGCCGACCGCGGAACCATCGAACCCGGAAAGCGCGCCGACCTGGTGCTGGTCGCCGGAAGCCCGTGGACAGATATCGCCGACGTACGCAGGACCGACCGGGTGTTCGTGGACGGCAAGCTGGTCCACGGCCCGGGCTTCAAGGCGCCGCCGGCCAACGGTCATGACGCCATGCCGTCGATCGAGGTCGCCCCCTTGATCGACGACTTCGAGCGCCCCGACGGCCGCTCCAGCCTCGACACGCTGCGTCTCAACGACATGGACGGCGGTATCGACCGCACGGTGCAGGTCGCCCAGGTCATCGATCGCGCCGGCTCGGGCCACGCGCTCAGCCTCGCCGCGCGCATGGCCGCCAAGGACGATCCGACGGCGGGCGTGATCATTCCGCTCACTCGCGGTTCGGTGGAGCCGGTGGACGCCCGCGCCTTCAAGGGTGTGCGTTTCGAATTGCGCGGCGCGGGGACCTACAATCTCGACATCAACACCACGGGCGGCAAGTGGCGCGCCGAGGTCGCGGCCGGCGCCGACTGGACCGCGGTCGACATCCCGTTCAGCGCGCTGAAGCGGGCGGCCGGACGCGGCGCCGGAACCGGTCCCTGGAGCGGCGACAACCTGCTGGAGGTGGGGTTCGCGGGCAGCCGGGGGCCGGGCGAGAAGCTCTGGCTGGAAGTGGACAACGTGACTTTTAACTGA
- a CDS encoding retroviral-like aspartic protease family protein yields MKVTWTRRRAVTVIGASLATAGCAATASHVGPPILVNLADPAPSDDTAALGSASDVASRMTAPVFINGQGPFDFVVDTGANRTVISRELSQQLRLPSAGKAQIHGIAGVEPSETAMIDRLDVGKVSSRRLRAPTLDRARLGADGLMGVDVLKNRRVAMDFKRNFLTISKADDISFRTRQNVSDSRLRDNAADEAAIDNVVIVPARYRFGQLIIIDADLGGVPVTAFLDSGSQNTVGNLKLYEQLRSTPMGLTAQVSVVELISATGQRARGELSSVPPLRMGGLSIGNLSAVFADLHIFKLWDLSDRPAILVGIDVMRHFEAIELDFGNRRVLFRTPPKTLRRIG; encoded by the coding sequence GTGAAAGTGACTTGGACTCGCAGACGCGCGGTCACGGTGATCGGCGCCAGCCTGGCGACGGCCGGATGCGCCGCCACGGCGTCGCATGTCGGCCCGCCGATCCTGGTCAACCTGGCCGACCCGGCGCCGAGCGACGACACCGCCGCCCTGGGCTCGGCGTCGGACGTGGCCAGCCGGATGACCGCGCCGGTCTTCATCAACGGCCAGGGACCGTTCGACTTCGTGGTCGACACCGGCGCCAACCGCACCGTCATCTCGCGCGAACTGTCCCAGCAACTGCGGCTGCCGTCGGCGGGAAAGGCTCAGATCCATGGAATCGCCGGGGTAGAGCCCTCCGAGACCGCCATGATCGATCGCCTGGACGTGGGAAAGGTGTCGTCCCGGCGCCTGCGGGCGCCGACACTGGACCGCGCGCGCCTGGGCGCCGACGGCCTGATGGGGGTCGACGTGCTGAAAAACCGGCGGGTCGCCATGGACTTCAAGCGCAACTTCCTGACCATCAGCAAGGCTGACGACATCAGCTTCCGCACGCGCCAGAACGTCTCCGACAGCCGGTTGCGCGACAACGCGGCGGACGAAGCCGCCATCGACAATGTGGTCATTGTCCCCGCGCGCTATCGGTTCGGCCAGCTGATCATCATCGACGCCGACCTGGGCGGGGTGCCGGTGACCGCCTTCCTGGACTCCGGATCGCAGAACACGGTCGGCAACCTGAAGCTCTACGAGCAGCTCCGGTCCACGCCGATGGGCCTGACGGCCCAGGTCTCGGTGGTCGAGCTGATCAGCGCCACGGGCCAGCGGGCGCGCGGGGAGCTCTCCTCGGTGCCGCCGTTGCGGATGGGTGGCCTGAGCATCGGCAACCTGTCGGCGGTGTTCGCGGACCTGCACATCTTCAAGCTCTGGGACCTGAGCGATCGTCCGGCGATCCTGGTGGGGATCGACGTCATGCGCCATTTCGAGGCGATCGAACTCGACTTCGGCAATCGCCGGGTGCTGTTCCGCACCCCGCCCAAGACCCTTCGCCGGATCGGTTAG